One stretch of Phycisphaerae bacterium DNA includes these proteins:
- a CDS encoding right-handed parallel beta-helix repeat-containing protein yields MPTYTPAARLLVAGIVSALLSGVAWASPPILLFDIGNWWGYSSSLALLPNGLPAVASDGYGERYAWFDGGTWQATVVESGSCRGAGLAILPSGRPALAYVKTATDELRYSEFDGSAWHCTTVLSGVEIYDSPVLAVLPDGTPVMVYVEQASHQLVYACRDGTSWQHTVVDAGSSCRPSLFVLPSGAPAVAYSSGGRVRYAWLEEGVWQTSDVADIGADYVSLALGPSGQPAIAHSIWWNTYQLSYAEFNGATWTDSLVAAGGWACALGFNAGGDPVIGHMDPEANTLKCSWRVDGQWLTTELDSCWTYMLGMVRLASGHLLLSYSAEWPERLRLAAICGAPQTLYVNPTAGNDLWDGLAGEWDGTHGPKATIGTAMGQAWHLDEVVLAPGTYTGPGNRDLSYFGRQITVRGSDPNDPATVAATVIDCAASPTDRHRAFSFPGGEGPQATLRAVTIRNGCAPLTQIVEHPWWNISLGGAVFGRATSPTIADCVFQRNQAQLGGAVCIDAPDGATSNPLITRCWFEANSVVAFVSNWGPGGGALCCSDGTAKISNCHFAGNTARHDGNWICSSGAIDLTDITAEVVRCQFVNNTADPRGAGGAAGIWGWDVPTQCVFTDCHFVGNHASGVEDEFDFQGGGAIYAYRDCSVTLVNNILDGNSSAMHGGGVYLYGEATLTVRNSTITATTAGSVLGHVVYGGQARDFTNCIIWNGADWGCPAATVRYSVVEGGWPGVGNTGGEPRFYDPDGPDHIFGTIDDDLRLRSGSAAIDAGDNDAVPADTFDLDGDGDTTEPLPWDLDNAPRFVDDPVAIPDPGHGTPPIIDIGAYEYQADCNQNGQIDSVDIVVGSSPDCDQNGVPDECQPDCNTNGVADPCDIADGTSTDCNANELPDDCEPWVDCNGNGIFDACELGTPGHTDCNANGTLDECDIAWGGSDDCDGDGTPDECQPDCNGNSVADPCDIAGGTSPDCNSDGVPDECQLENDCNANGVPDDCDLSQGTSTDCNVNGVLDECDLASGASFDCNGNVLPDECDIAGGSSLDCQPNGIPDECDIAQGTSADLDENSVPDECQATPGDCNGNGQLGWGDLPTFCFCLRGPDLVYSPTHLCNCGDTNGDHDVDLADFGMLQRLMGVWPGTP; encoded by the coding sequence ATGCCCACCTATACGCCGGCCGCGAGACTGCTGGTCGCAGGCATCGTCAGTGCGCTGTTGAGCGGCGTCGCGTGGGCGTCGCCGCCGATTCTGCTGTTCGACATCGGCAACTGGTGGGGCTATTCGAGCAGTCTCGCGCTGCTGCCGAATGGGCTGCCCGCTGTCGCCAGCGACGGGTATGGCGAGCGGTATGCCTGGTTCGATGGTGGTACATGGCAGGCCACGGTGGTCGAGTCCGGGTCGTGCCGGGGAGCCGGCCTGGCGATTCTGCCATCCGGCCGGCCGGCGCTCGCCTACGTCAAGACGGCGACTGACGAGCTGCGCTATTCCGAGTTTGATGGCAGTGCGTGGCACTGCACGACAGTCCTCAGCGGCGTCGAGATCTATGACTCGCCGGTGCTGGCGGTTCTGCCCGACGGCACGCCGGTGATGGTGTACGTGGAGCAGGCCAGCCACCAGCTCGTCTACGCCTGCCGGGACGGCACGAGTTGGCAGCACACAGTGGTGGACGCGGGCAGTTCGTGTCGTCCGAGCCTGTTTGTTCTGCCGTCGGGCGCGCCGGCCGTCGCGTACAGCAGTGGCGGGCGCGTGCGGTATGCGTGGCTGGAAGAGGGGGTTTGGCAGACGAGCGACGTGGCGGATATCGGCGCTGACTATGTCAGTCTGGCGCTTGGGCCATCCGGGCAGCCGGCCATCGCCCACAGCATCTGGTGGAATACCTACCAGCTCAGTTACGCCGAGTTCAACGGCGCGACCTGGACGGACTCGCTTGTCGCGGCCGGCGGCTGGGCGTGCGCGCTGGGGTTCAATGCGGGTGGCGATCCGGTCATTGGCCACATGGACCCCGAGGCAAACACGTTGAAGTGCTCCTGGCGCGTCGACGGGCAGTGGCTGACGACGGAGCTCGATTCGTGCTGGACGTACATGCTGGGCATGGTGCGCCTGGCCTCGGGACACCTGCTGCTCAGCTACAGCGCCGAGTGGCCTGAGAGGCTGCGGCTGGCCGCGATTTGCGGGGCGCCGCAGACGTTGTACGTGAACCCGACGGCGGGGAATGACCTCTGGGACGGCTTGGCGGGCGAGTGGGATGGCACGCACGGGCCGAAGGCCACGATCGGCACGGCCATGGGGCAGGCGTGGCACCTGGACGAGGTCGTGCTGGCGCCGGGCACGTACACCGGCCCCGGCAATCGCGACCTGAGCTACTTCGGCCGGCAGATCACGGTGCGGGGGTCGGACCCGAACGATCCGGCGACGGTGGCGGCGACTGTCATCGACTGCGCGGCCAGTCCGACGGATCGACACCGGGCGTTTTCGTTTCCCGGCGGCGAGGGGCCACAGGCGACCTTGCGCGCCGTGACCATTCGCAACGGCTGCGCGCCGCTGACACAAATCGTGGAACATCCTTGGTGGAACATATCCCTTGGCGGTGCGGTCTTTGGCCGCGCTACCTCTCCCACGATTGCGGACTGCGTGTTCCAACGCAACCAGGCGCAGCTCGGCGGCGCCGTGTGCATCGATGCCCCGGACGGCGCGACGAGCAATCCGCTGATCACGCGCTGCTGGTTTGAGGCGAACAGCGTCGTCGCGTTCGTAAGCAACTGGGGGCCCGGCGGCGGCGCCCTCTGCTGCAGCGACGGGACTGCGAAGATCAGCAATTGTCACTTTGCTGGCAATACGGCGCGGCACGACGGCAACTGGATTTGCTCAAGCGGTGCCATTGATCTGACGGATATCACCGCGGAAGTTGTGCGCTGCCAGTTTGTGAACAATACAGCCGACCCAAGGGGAGCAGGTGGGGCCGCGGGCATTTGGGGCTGGGACGTACCGACGCAGTGCGTCTTCACGGACTGCCATTTCGTCGGTAACCACGCGAGCGGAGTCGAGGATGAGTTCGACTTCCAAGGGGGCGGCGCGATCTATGCGTACCGTGACTGTTCGGTGACGCTCGTGAATAACATCCTCGACGGGAATTCCTCAGCAATGCATGGCGGAGGCGTCTACCTGTACGGTGAAGCGACTCTCACAGTCCGCAATAGCACAATCACTGCAACCACCGCAGGCAGCGTGCTCGGCCACGTGGTCTACGGCGGGCAGGCCCGCGACTTCACCAACTGCATCATCTGGAATGGCGCGGACTGGGGCTGCCCGGCTGCGACGGTGCGCTACAGCGTCGTCGAGGGCGGCTGGCCCGGCGTTGGCAACACGGGCGGCGAGCCACGCTTCTACGATCCCGACGGCCCTGATCACATCTTCGGGACCATCGACGACGACCTGCGGCTGCGCTCCGGTTCGGCGGCGATCGACGCGGGCGACAACGACGCCGTCCCGGCCGATACGTTCGATCTGGACGGAGACGGCGACACGACCGAGCCGCTGCCGTGGGACCTCGATAATGCGCCGCGCTTCGTTGATGATCCCGTGGCGATTCCGGACCCCGGGCACGGCACGCCGCCGATCATCGATATCGGTGCGTACGAGTACCAGGCGGACTGCAACCAGAACGGCCAGATCGACAGCGTCGACATAGTCGTGGGTTCCAGCCCGGATTGCGACCAGAACGGCGTGCCGGACGAGTGCCAACCGGACTGCAACACGAATGGCGTCGCCGATCCGTGCGACATCGCCGACGGCACGAGCACCGACTGCAACGCGAACGAGCTGCCGGACGACTGCGAGCCGTGGGTCGATTGCAACGGCAACGGCATCTTCGACGCCTGCGAGCTCGGGACGCCGGGGCATACCGACTGTAACGCGAACGGCACGCTCGATGAGTGCGATATCGCGTGGGGCGGGAGCGACGACTGTGACGGCGACGGCACGCCGGACGAGTGTCAGCCGGACTGCAACGGGAACAGCGTGGCGGATCCGTGCGATATCGCCGGCGGCACGAGCCCTGACTGCAACAGCGACGGCGTGCCCGACGAGTGTCAGCTTGAGAACGACTGCAACGCCAACGGTGTGCCGGACGACTGCGACCTGTCGCAGGGCACAAGCACGGACTGCAACGTGAATGGTGTGCTCGACGAGTGCGATCTCGCCAGCGGCGCCAGTTTCGACTGCAACGGAAACGTCCTGCCGGATGAATGTGACATCGCCGGAGGCTCCAGTCTCGACTGCCAACCCAACGGCATCCCGGACGAATGCGATATCGCGCAGGGCACGAGCGCGGATTTGGATGAGAACTCTGTGCCGGACGAATGCCAGGCGACGCCGGGTGACTGCAACGGAAATGGGCAACTTGGCTGGGGTGATCTCCCGACGTTTTGCTTCTGCCTGCGCGGGCCGGACCTTGTGTACTCGCCGACGCATCTGTGCAACTGCGGCGACACCAACGGCGACCACGACGTCGATCTCGCGGATTTCGGCATGTTGCAGCGGCTGATGGGCGTGTGGCCGGGCACGCCTTGA
- a CDS encoding tetratricopeptide repeat protein, with the protein MRSRVWLACVALGVAGVCGGCMINRELARMHIADGQKALAAQQREAALREFRAAVQLDPQFAEGHYHLGMAYKEQGELTLAAESLEQAVRLDPKSVKPVFELGEVYRLLEKMAQAIRAYVLACELDPQNFDMRFRLATCYHQMGEYDKAIDSYQTAVKLQPQNAYARSNLGAALAASGQEYEAIKSYKESLECEGAQPVVLVNLATVYLNQERWETAHRTLKAALKMDPTLSVGHERLGYTLWRQGALEPAVESYRKALELDANNAAAHAGLGVVLMTLYLDKPDDASLRDEALEAWHRSLELKPDQPKLRALVDKYRPKSEPPPLRLED; encoded by the coding sequence GTGCGAAGCAGGGTCTGGCTGGCGTGTGTGGCGCTGGGGGTGGCGGGCGTGTGCGGGGGCTGCATGATCAACCGCGAGCTGGCGCGGATGCACATCGCTGACGGCCAGAAGGCGCTGGCGGCCCAGCAGCGTGAAGCGGCGCTGCGCGAGTTTCGCGCGGCGGTGCAGCTCGATCCGCAATTCGCCGAGGGGCATTATCACTTGGGCATGGCTTACAAGGAGCAGGGCGAGTTGACGCTGGCGGCGGAGTCGCTGGAACAGGCGGTGCGACTGGATCCGAAGAGCGTGAAGCCGGTGTTCGAGCTGGGCGAGGTATACCGCCTGCTGGAGAAGATGGCGCAGGCGATCCGGGCCTACGTGCTGGCCTGCGAGCTGGACCCGCAGAACTTTGACATGCGTTTCCGGCTGGCGACGTGTTATCACCAGATGGGCGAGTACGACAAGGCCATCGACAGCTACCAGACCGCAGTCAAGCTGCAGCCGCAGAACGCGTACGCGCGCAGCAACCTGGGCGCGGCCCTGGCGGCGTCGGGGCAGGAGTACGAGGCGATCAAGTCGTACAAGGAGTCGCTGGAGTGCGAGGGGGCGCAGCCGGTCGTGCTGGTCAATCTGGCGACGGTGTACCTGAACCAGGAACGCTGGGAGACGGCGCACCGCACGCTGAAGGCGGCGCTGAAGATGGATCCCACGCTGTCCGTCGGGCACGAGCGGCTCGGTTACACACTGTGGCGACAGGGGGCGCTCGAGCCTGCGGTCGAGAGCTACCGCAAGGCGCTGGAGCTGGACGCGAACAACGCGGCAGCGCACGCGGGACTCGGCGTGGTGCTGATGACGCTCTACCTGGACAAGCCGGACGATGCGTCCCTGCGCGACGAGGCGCTGGAAGCGTGGCATCGCAGCCTGGAGCTGAAGCCGGACCAGCCGAAGCTCCGCGCGCTGGTGGACAAGTACCGGCCGAAGTCCGAGCCGCCGCCGCTGCGACTGGAAGACTAG